From Rhododendron vialii isolate Sample 1 chromosome 10a, ASM3025357v1, the proteins below share one genomic window:
- the LOC131302458 gene encoding succinate dehydrogenase [ubiquinone] iron-sulfur subunit 3, mitochondrial, whose protein sequence is MSKSLLRNGYTKASRLLRNTPNNKGNPKDKKDFPVLEEQYHFAAKENAEEMVERRESIREKIQAPKKEFKVYRWSPDEPNRKPYLRSYFIDPSTCGPMVLDALQKIKAEEDSSLAYRRSCREGICGSCAMNIDGTNTVACLKPIDPHTSNPTTITPLPHMFVIKDLVVDLTNFYQQYKLTEPWLKTRKPPPDSREYRQTPEERKKLDGLYECILCACCTTSCPSYWWNPDEFFGPAALLQAYRWISDSRDDFSDARLQALTEDKRRLYRCRTIKNCTATCPKSLDPAAAIHKMKARHLLSLPIEG, encoded by the exons atgtcGAAGAGCTTGTTAAGAAATGGCTACACAAAGGCCTCTCGTCTGCTTAGAAATACTCCTAATAATAAAGGAAacccaaaagacaaaaaagatttTCCAGTGCTAGAAGAACAATACCATTTTGCAGCGAAAGAAAATGCAGAAGAAATGGTGGAGCGACGTGAGTCCATCAGAGAGAAGATTCAAGCACCGAAGAAAGAGTTCAAGGTCTACCGGTGGAGCCCAGATGAGCCCAACAGGAAGCCATATCTCCGATCCTATTTTATAGACCCATCAACTTGTGGACCCATG GTATTGGACGCGCTGCAGAAAATAAAAGCGGAAGAGGACTCAAGCTTGGCTTACAGGAGGTCATGCAGGGAAGGGATATGTGGTTCATGTGCAATGAACATAGATGGGACCAACACAGTGGCATGCCTCAAGCCCATAGACCCACACACCTCCAACCCCACAACCATCACTCCTCTCCCTCACATGTTTGTCATCAAAGATCTGGTGGTTGACCTCACCAATTTCTACCAACAGTACAA GTTAACAGAGCCATGGTTAAAGACAAGAAAGCCCCCTCCGGACAGCCGAGAGTACAGGCAAACAccagaagagagaaagaaactaGATGGACTATATGAGTGCATACTATGTGCCTGTTGCACAACTTCTTGCCCTTCCTACTGGTGGAACCCTGATGAATTCTTTGGACCAGCTGCGTTGCTCCAAGCTTATCGTTGGATTTCCGATag cCGAGATGACTTTTCAGATGCCCGGTTGCAGGCATTAACAGAGGACAAACGGCGCTTGTATAGGTGCAGGACGATCAAAAATTGCACAGCCACTTGCCCTAAAAGTCTCGACCCGGCGGCTGCGATCCACAAGATGAAAGCTAGGCACCTGCTTTCTCTGCCAATTGAAGGCTGA